The following are encoded in a window of Risungbinella massiliensis genomic DNA:
- a CDS encoding KH domain-containing protein, which translates to MKELIVLIAKSLVDSPEEVSVEEIPQADSVVFRLTVSKEDRGKVIGKQGRVIKAIRTLVLANSKSTPKRILIEVN; encoded by the coding sequence ATGAAAGAATTAATCGTCCTGATCGCGAAGTCACTCGTCGATTCACCAGAGGAAGTCTCTGTAGAAGAGATTCCTCAGGCGGATTCAGTGGTGTTCCGACTAACTGTGTCCAAAGAAGATCGTGGCAAAGTGATCGGTAAACAAGGGCGAGTGATCAAAGCGATTCGTACTTTGGTTCTCGCCAACAGCAAATCTACTCCTAAGCGTATCTTGATCGAGGTGAACTAA
- a CDS encoding ribonuclease HII: MEIPKRLADLKDWLNQQTELDESTLQLLQSDERVGVQKLLLTYQKRQEKEQQEFARLKRMWKYETLLRQKGFHYIAGVDEAGRGPLAGPVVAAAVILPENFEVTGLNDSKQVTAKQRADLKKRIEKDALSVGIGIIDVEYIDSVNILQATYQAMRVALSQLEPIPDHILADAVTIPKVAIPQQGLIKGDSLSHSIAAASIIAKTTRDEWMMRIAEKYPEYGFDRHMGYGTPEHLQALEQYGVTPIHRKSFAPVQKYVTPSLF, from the coding sequence ATGGAGATTCCGAAGAGGCTGGCGGATCTGAAGGATTGGTTGAATCAACAGACTGAGTTAGATGAGAGTACATTGCAATTACTCCAGTCTGATGAGAGAGTAGGAGTACAGAAACTTTTACTTACTTATCAAAAACGACAAGAAAAAGAGCAACAAGAGTTTGCTAGACTAAAACGTATGTGGAAATACGAAACTCTACTTCGCCAAAAAGGGTTTCACTATATTGCGGGAGTGGACGAGGCAGGTCGTGGTCCTCTTGCGGGTCCTGTGGTAGCTGCTGCTGTTATCTTACCTGAGAATTTTGAGGTAACAGGGTTAAATGACTCCAAGCAGGTAACAGCAAAACAACGAGCGGATTTAAAAAAAAGGATTGAAAAAGATGCCCTTTCAGTGGGAATTGGCATCATAGATGTAGAATATATAGACAGTGTTAATATTTTACAGGCAACATACCAAGCAATGAGAGTAGCTCTATCACAATTGGAACCAATTCCAGATCATATTTTAGCAGATGCCGTTACGATCCCAAAGGTTGCTATTCCGCAACAAGGATTGATCAAGGGCGATAGCCTAAGCCACTCGATCGCAGCAGCCTCCATTATTGCCAAAACAACTCGTGATGAGTGGATGATGCGGATTGCGGAAAAGTATCCAGAATACGGTTTTGATCGTCATATGGGATATGGTACCCCTGAGCATTTGCAAGCATTAGAACAATACGGAGTTACTCCCATTCATCGCAAAAGCTTTGCTCCTGTCCAAAAGTATGTAACTCCCAGCCTTTTTTAA
- the lepB gene encoding signal peptidase I, which yields MDNRSLPPRSERLRSNRGKTDSFPPRGSGRNERRSKRNREESQNSPKDWLIAIGVALLLAVLIRTFLAEPTSVSGRSMIQTLQPGDKVMINKVAYKLGDPERGDIIVFETKEGKDLIKRIIGLPGDKIQAKDGKVILNGKPLTEPYLDKEVVTEDFPETEVPTGKYFVMGDNRPESADSRSELIGLIDQDELIGKASFVYWPFSNIGSVSSK from the coding sequence TTGGATAATCGTTCTCTACCACCTCGGTCAGAGCGTTTGCGTAGCAATAGAGGCAAGACCGATTCATTCCCACCCCGTGGAAGCGGCAGGAATGAGAGACGTTCAAAACGAAATAGGGAAGAAAGCCAAAATAGCCCAAAAGATTGGCTTATTGCAATAGGTGTTGCTCTTCTATTAGCAGTCCTAATTAGAACCTTTCTCGCTGAACCTACTTCGGTAAGTGGTCGCTCTATGATTCAGACGCTTCAACCAGGTGATAAAGTGATGATCAACAAAGTAGCGTACAAACTGGGAGATCCAGAACGCGGAGATATCATTGTCTTTGAAACAAAAGAAGGAAAAGATCTCATTAAACGGATTATTGGCTTACCTGGAGATAAGATCCAAGCAAAGGATGGCAAGGTGATCCTGAATGGCAAGCCTTTAACCGAACCTTATTTGGACAAAGAGGTCGTTACAGAAGATTTTCCTGAGACAGAAGTTCCAACAGGAAAATATTTTGTTATGGGAGACAATCGTCCTGAGAGTGCGGATAGCCGAAGCGAACTCATCGGATTAATCGATCAAGATGAGTTGATCGGAAAGGCTTCTTTTGTTTACTGGCCATTTTCCAATATAGGTTCTGTCTCAAGTAAATAA
- the rpsP gene encoding 30S ribosomal protein S16, with product MAVKIRLKRMGQKKAPFYRVVVADARAPRDGRFIEELGFYNPLTQPATVKIDEEKALKWLNTGAQPSETVKNLLKKEGILEKVQK from the coding sequence ATGGCAGTGAAAATTCGTCTAAAACGTATGGGTCAGAAAAAAGCTCCTTTCTACCGTGTGGTAGTAGCGGATGCTCGTGCACCACGTGATGGTCGCTTTATCGAGGAATTAGGTTTCTACAACCCACTTACTCAACCAGCTACCGTCAAAATCGATGAAGAAAAAGCTCTTAAATGGTTGAACACGGGTGCACAACCTTCCGAAACTGTGAAAAACCTGCTCAAAAAAGAGGGCATTTTGGAAAAGGTTCAAAAGTAA
- the rplS gene encoding 50S ribosomal protein L19: MHPTLKGVTEGQVRTDVPAFRPGDTLRVHVKVVEGQRERIQVFEGVVIQRRGGGISETFTVRKMSSGVGVERTFPLHSPRVDHIDVVRRGKVRRAKLFYLRKLRGKAARIKERR, encoded by the coding sequence ATGCATCCAACTCTAAAAGGTGTGACTGAAGGACAAGTTCGTACTGATGTACCTGCATTCCGTCCTGGGGACACTCTCCGTGTTCACGTAAAAGTTGTCGAGGGACAACGCGAGCGTATTCAGGTATTTGAAGGGGTTGTGATTCAACGTCGTGGTGGTGGAATCTCCGAAACCTTTACGGTTCGTAAGATGTCTTCTGGAGTAGGCGTAGAGCGTACCTTCCCTCTCCATTCCCCACGTGTGGATCATATTGATGTAGTTCGTCGCGGGAAAGTTCGCCGTGCGAAACTATTCTACCTCCGCAAATTGCGCGGAAAAGCTGCTCGTATCAAAGAAAGACGATAG
- the rimM gene encoding ribosome maturation factor RimM (Essential for efficient processing of 16S rRNA) encodes MSNEKAQSSTYLYIGKIVNTHGIRGELRILENTDFPEQRFAKGNKLFLFLPKQKEPMTLTVEKSRRHKNVRIVKFAEYHNINDVEHLRDARLAVSGDDRLQSEDGQDEYYYDEVLGSLVVTEEGEELGTVQDILSLPANDVWVVRSQDKKEILLPFIEEIVREVNISEKRVTIRWMEGLA; translated from the coding sequence GTGTCTAATGAGAAAGCGCAGTCCTCAACTTATCTCTATATCGGAAAAATAGTCAATACTCATGGCATTCGCGGGGAGCTGCGCATCTTAGAGAACACTGATTTTCCCGAACAACGTTTCGCTAAAGGGAACAAACTCTTTCTCTTTTTACCCAAGCAAAAAGAACCAATGACGCTCACCGTGGAAAAGAGTAGACGACATAAGAATGTCCGCATTGTAAAATTTGCGGAGTATCATAACATCAATGATGTCGAACATTTGCGGGATGCTCGCTTAGCTGTCTCTGGAGATGATCGTCTTCAGTCAGAGGATGGCCAAGATGAGTATTACTACGATGAAGTGCTTGGATCTCTTGTGGTAACAGAAGAAGGGGAAGAGCTGGGAACAGTCCAAGATATTTTATCTCTCCCTGCAAATGATGTCTGGGTAGTCCGTTCTCAGGATAAAAAAGAGATCTTGCTTCCCTTTATTGAAGAGATAGTGCGAGAAGTAAACATTTCAGAGAAGCGGGTTACCATCCGCTGGATGGAAGGATTGGCATAA
- a CDS encoding YraN family protein: MDPRKEIGRIGEEAATRHLEDQGYQILNRNWSTRLGELDIIATDQKAIIFVEVRTTSSKQFGYGYQSVDFRKQHKVRRLALQYLQNQQMIGSKPLRFDVVSVLLNGQREIQELQHIPAAF, encoded by the coding sequence ATGGACCCACGCAAAGAAATTGGCAGAATCGGGGAAGAGGCAGCAACCCGACACCTAGAAGACCAAGGCTACCAAATCCTAAATAGGAACTGGTCTACTCGTCTTGGTGAATTAGATATTATCGCAACAGATCAAAAGGCGATCATTTTTGTTGAAGTACGTACCACTAGTAGTAAACAGTTTGGTTATGGATACCAATCGGTCGATTTTCGTAAACAACATAAAGTGCGTCGTTTGGCTTTGCAATACCTACAAAACCAGCAGATGATCGGTTCCAAACCACTTCGGTTTGATGTAGTATCGGTCTTGTTAAATGGACAGAGAGAGATCCAAGAACTACAGCATATTCCAGCTGCATTTTAA
- a CDS encoding HAD family hydrolase codes for MIRAIFFDAGHTLLDVYGVPKNQLFRVMVEKVVQEAFPERKWKEATRESERFYEKWRHDKSYVHSDEYRKVYYSIGLSSLGISPKESERYIVNLLHTNRFKLSRQIQVTDGGLEIIQELKERGYRLGVISNWDGTLQKVLIDLGIVHYFDVIVDSDWIGVRKPSPFIFQHAIAQLGLPPRQILHIGDSYHADFLGAQRSGMRALLLDSLEMVEITERIHSLSELLDHPWLNGEPSS; via the coding sequence GTGATTCGTGCGATCTTTTTTGATGCTGGACATACTTTGTTAGATGTATATGGGGTTCCCAAAAATCAGTTATTTCGTGTTATGGTAGAGAAAGTGGTACAAGAGGCGTTTCCAGAAAGAAAGTGGAAAGAAGCGACTAGAGAAAGTGAGCGCTTCTATGAAAAGTGGAGACACGATAAGTCTTATGTCCACTCGGATGAATATCGAAAAGTGTACTATTCCATTGGTTTATCTTCACTAGGAATCTCTCCAAAAGAGAGTGAAAGATATATTGTGAATCTACTTCACACAAATCGTTTTAAGCTATCAAGACAGATTCAGGTTACCGATGGAGGGTTGGAAATAATTCAAGAACTAAAAGAGAGAGGCTATCGGTTAGGGGTTATTTCTAATTGGGATGGAACGTTGCAGAAAGTTTTAATAGACTTGGGGATCGTTCATTACTTTGATGTTATTGTTGATTCCGATTGGATTGGAGTAAGGAAACCATCTCCCTTTATTTTTCAACATGCCATCGCTCAACTGGGACTTCCTCCAAGGCAAATTCTTCACATAGGGGATTCCTACCATGCTGACTTTTTAGGTGCACAGAGGTCCGGTATGCGTGCATTACTCCTTGATTCACTTGAGATGGTGGAAATAACAGAGAGAATACACTCATTATCGGAGCTTTTGGATCATCCATGGTTGAATGGGGAGCCAAGCTCTTAG
- the ylqF gene encoding ribosome biogenesis GTPase YlqF — protein sequence MSIQWFPGHMAKARRQVGEKLKQVDIVLELLDARAPLSSRNPMIEEVIAHKTRLILLTKADLADEKQTKAWIQYFKERGISVHPVDAQTGKGVQQIPAKAQSVLKELLERRKSKGIASQKVRAMVIGIPNVGKSSLINRLAKRTAAQTGDKPGVTRAQQWIRVGGIIELLDTPGILWPKFEDPTVGLKLALSNAIKEEILPVDEVAVYGIQLLCEKYPEQLKERYKLTDLDGEPHEILETIGKKRGCMQRGGTVNIEKAAEIVVTDIRSGRLGRLTFEWASDQEEKENGDSEEAGGSEGLVESTD from the coding sequence ATGAGTATTCAATGGTTCCCAGGTCATATGGCCAAAGCAAGAAGGCAAGTAGGAGAAAAGTTAAAACAAGTAGATATTGTACTTGAACTTTTAGATGCTAGAGCACCTCTGTCGAGTCGAAATCCGATGATTGAAGAGGTAATTGCTCACAAAACACGCCTTATTTTGCTTACGAAAGCAGATTTGGCAGATGAAAAACAGACGAAAGCTTGGATTCAGTATTTTAAAGAGCGTGGTATTTCCGTACATCCAGTCGATGCTCAAACAGGTAAAGGGGTACAACAGATTCCTGCCAAAGCACAATCTGTTCTAAAAGAGCTACTTGAAAGACGCAAAAGTAAAGGGATTGCCTCTCAAAAAGTACGAGCAATGGTAATTGGGATTCCAAACGTAGGAAAATCTTCGCTGATTAATCGCCTTGCGAAACGAACTGCTGCACAAACAGGGGATAAACCAGGTGTTACGCGTGCTCAACAGTGGATTCGCGTAGGAGGCATCATCGAGTTATTAGACACACCTGGTATCTTATGGCCCAAATTTGAAGATCCAACCGTTGGTTTAAAATTAGCATTATCCAATGCCATCAAAGAAGAGATCTTGCCAGTTGATGAAGTTGCTGTCTATGGAATTCAACTTCTATGTGAAAAGTATCCAGAGCAATTGAAAGAGCGCTATAAACTAACGGATTTAGATGGCGAGCCTCATGAAATTTTGGAGACGATTGGGAAAAAACGCGGCTGTATGCAACGTGGTGGAACGGTGAACATCGAAAAAGCAGCAGAGATTGTTGTCACTGATATTCGATCAGGCAGATTGGGACGTCTGACCTTTGAATGGGCTAGTGATCAGGAGGAGAAAGAGAATGGAGATTCCGAAGAGGCTGGCGGATCTGAAGGATTGGTTGAATCAACAGACTGA
- the trmD gene encoding tRNA (guanosine(37)-N1)-methyltransferase TrmD — protein MRFDILTLFPEMFQGFLGTSIIKRAQQQGIVETNLINFRDFATDKHHTVDDTPYGGGGGMVLKPEPLFRAVESLLEEGKEKPPILLMSPQGATLTQKKAEELAQHSHLILLCGHYEGYDERIRTHLVTEEISIGDYVLTGGELPAMIVVDSVSRLLPGVLGNDSSAVTDSFSTGLLEYPHYTRPADFEGLKVPDILLSGHHQNIETWRRQQALTRTWEKRPDLLETAPLTEEDRNFLQGLARKQRS, from the coding sequence ATTCGCTTTGATATCTTAACCTTATTCCCTGAAATGTTCCAAGGCTTTCTTGGCACTAGCATCATCAAACGGGCACAACAGCAAGGGATCGTGGAGACAAACCTTATCAACTTTCGGGATTTTGCGACTGATAAACATCATACAGTGGATGACACTCCATATGGTGGTGGAGGGGGAATGGTCTTAAAGCCAGAACCACTCTTTCGAGCAGTCGAGTCTCTCCTAGAAGAAGGGAAGGAAAAACCTCCGATTTTGCTGATGTCTCCGCAAGGAGCGACCTTAACGCAGAAAAAAGCGGAAGAACTAGCTCAACATTCCCATTTGATTTTGCTCTGTGGACACTATGAAGGGTACGATGAGCGTATTCGTACTCATCTGGTAACAGAAGAGATCTCAATTGGGGATTATGTGCTAACAGGTGGAGAACTACCTGCTATGATCGTAGTAGATAGTGTTAGCCGCTTGCTTCCTGGCGTGCTGGGCAATGATAGCTCAGCCGTGACAGACTCTTTTTCCACTGGTTTGTTGGAGTATCCGCATTACACCAGACCAGCAGATTTTGAGGGTCTGAAGGTGCCGGACATCTTACTTTCTGGACATCACCAGAATATTGAGACATGGCGACGCCAGCAAGCTCTTACTCGCACATGGGAGAAGCGACCTGATTTATTGGAGACAGCTCCTCTCACGGAAGAAGATCGCAATTTTCTGCAGGGGTTAGCTAGAAAGCAAAGATCCTAA